From one Anguilla rostrata isolate EN2019 chromosome 12, ASM1855537v3, whole genome shotgun sequence genomic stretch:
- the LOC135235919 gene encoding T-complex protein 1 subunit theta isoform X2: protein MALHVPKAPGFAQMLKDGAKHYSGLEEAVFRNIRACKELAETTRTAYGPNGMNKMVINHLEKLFVTNDAATILRELEVQHPAAKMVVMASHMQEQEVGDGTNFVLVFAGALLEQAEDLLRMGLSVSEVIEGYEMACRKALEILPECVCSSAKDLRDVDEATAMIRTAVMSKQHGHEDFLAHVIAQACVSIFPESGNFNVDNVRICKILGCGLMSSSVLHGMVFKKETEGDITSVKDAKIAVFSCPFDCMVTETKGTVLLKNAEELLSFSKGEEDMMEAQVKAIAESGANVVVTGGKVADMALHYANKYQLMVVRLNSKWDLRRLCKTLGAVALPRLTAPTPDEMGRCDNVYLSEVGETQVVVFKHDKEDGAISTLVIRGSTGNMMDDIERAVDDGVNTFKVLVRDKRLLPGAGATEIELAKQIMSYGEACPGLEQYAIKKFAEAFEAVPRVLAENAGVKGNELISKLYAVHHEGNKNMGFDIEGEGAALKDMLEAGILDPYLVKHWGIKLATNAAVTVLRVDQIIMAKPAGGPKAPQGKKDWDEDD from the exons ATGGCTCTTCACGTACCTAAAGCTCCGGGTTTTGCTCAAATGCTAAAGGATGGTGCCAAG CACTACTCAGGTTTGGAGGAGGCTGTCTTCCGAAACATCCGAGCATGCAAAGAGCTGGCTGAGACTACACGAACAGCGTATGGACCCAACG GTATGAACAAAATGGTGATCAACCACCTGGAGAAGCTCTTTGTCACCAACGATGCGGCCACCATTTTGCGAGAACTTGAG GTCCAGCACCCCGCCGCCAAGATGGTCGTGATGGCTTCCCACATGCAAGAGCAGGAGGTGGGCGACGGGACCAACTTCGTCCTGGTGTTTGCCGGGGCCCTGTTGGAGCAGGCCGAGGACCTTCTGAGAATGGGCTTGTCTGTGTCAGAG GTGATTGAAGGGTACGAGATGGCGTGCAGGAAGGCCCTGGAGATCCTTCCGGAATGCGTCTGCTCCTCCGCCAAGGACCTGCGGGACGTGGACGAGGCCACAGCCATGATCCGCACGGCCGTCATGAGCAAGCAGCACGGCCACGAGGACTTCCTGGCTCACGTCATCGCTCAGGCCTGTG tttCCATTTTTCCCGAGTCCGGAAATTTCAATGTGGACAATGTGCGAATCTGCAAGATTTTG GGCTGTGGGCTGATGTCGTCTTCAGTGTTACACGGCATGGTTTTCAAAAAGGAAACCGAAGGGGACATCACGTCAGTCAAAGATGCAAAGATAGCAGTGTTTTCCTGCCCATTCGACTGCATGGTCACAGAGACCAAG GGAACGGTGTTGCTAAAGAACGCCGAGGAGCTGCTGAGCTTCAGCAAGGGCGAGGAGGACATGATGGAGGCGCAGGTGAAGGCCATCGCCGAGTCCGGCGCCAACGTGGTGGTGACGGGCGGCAAGGTGGCGGACATGGCGCTGCACTACGCCAACAAGTACCAGCTCATGGTGGTCCG GCTTAATTCCAAATGGGATTTAAGAAGATTGTGTAAGACACTGGGAGCTGTTGCACTTCCCAGACTG acagcCCCCACCCCTGACGAAATGGGTCGCTGTGACAACGTCTACCTCAGTGAAGTTGGCGAAACCCAAGTGGTTGTCTTTAAACATG ACAAAGAGGACGGTGCCATCTCCACGCTGGTCATTCGCGGGTCCACGGGAAACATGATGGACGACATCGAGCGGGCGGTCGACGACGGCGTCAACACGTTCAAGGTCCTCGTCCGG GACAAGCGTCTGCTTCCAGGTGCTGGGGCCACTGAGATCGAACTGGCAAAGCAGATCATGTCTTATGGCGAG GCGTGTCCAGGCCTGGAGCAGTACGCCATTAAGAAGTTCGCGGAGGCTTTTGAGGCGGTGCCCCGCGTGCTGGCCGAGAACGCCGGGGTGAAGGGGAACGAGCTCATCTCCAAACTCTACGCCGTTCACCATGAGGGGAACAAGAACATGGGCTTTGACATAGAG GGCGAGGGCGCGGCTTTGAAAGACATGCTGGAGGCCGGCATCCTGGACCCCTACTTGGTGAAACACTGGGGCATCAAGCTGGCCACCAACGCTGCGGTCACCGTGCTCCGCGTCGACCAG ATCATTATGGCTAAACCAGCTGGGGGACCAAAAGCCCCCCAAGGGAAGAAGGACTGGGACGAGGACGACTGA
- the LOC135235919 gene encoding T-complex protein 1 subunit theta isoform X3, whose translation MNKMVINHLEKLFVTNDAATILRELEVQHPAAKMVVMASHMQEQEVGDGTNFVLVFAGALLEQAEDLLRMGLSVSEVIEGYEMACRKALEILPECVCSSAKDLRDVDEATAMIRTAVMSKQHGHEDFLAHVIAQACVSIFPESGNFNVDNVRICKILGCGLMSSSVLHGMVFKKETEGDITSVKDAKIAVFSCPFDCMVTETKGTVLLKNAEELLSFSKGEEDMMEAQVKAIAESGANVVVTGGKVADMALHYANKYQLMVVRLNSKWDLRRLCKTLGAVALPRLTAPTPDEMGRCDNVYLSEVGETQVVVFKHDKEDGAISTLVIRGSTGNMMDDIERAVDDGVNTFKVLVRDKRLLPGAGATEIELAKQIMSYGEACPGLEQYAIKKFAEAFEAVPRVLAENAGVKGNELISKLYAVHHEGNKNMGFDIEGEGAALKDMLEAGILDPYLVKHWGIKLATNAAVTVLRVDQIIMAKPAGGPKAPKQQGHWDKDSWEDEPDNFDAHY comes from the exons ATGAACAAAATGGTGATCAACCACCTGGAGAAGCTCTTTGTCACCAACGATGCGGCCACCATTTTGCGAGAACTTGAG GTCCAGCACCCCGCCGCCAAGATGGTCGTGATGGCTTCCCACATGCAAGAGCAGGAGGTGGGCGACGGGACCAACTTCGTCCTGGTGTTTGCCGGGGCCCTGTTGGAGCAGGCCGAGGACCTTCTGAGAATGGGCTTGTCTGTGTCAGAG GTGATTGAAGGGTACGAGATGGCGTGCAGGAAGGCCCTGGAGATCCTTCCGGAATGCGTCTGCTCCTCCGCCAAGGACCTGCGGGACGTGGACGAGGCCACAGCCATGATCCGCACGGCCGTCATGAGCAAGCAGCACGGCCACGAGGACTTCCTGGCTCACGTCATCGCTCAGGCCTGTG tttCCATTTTTCCCGAGTCCGGAAATTTCAATGTGGACAATGTGCGAATCTGCAAGATTTTG GGCTGTGGGCTGATGTCGTCTTCAGTGTTACACGGCATGGTTTTCAAAAAGGAAACCGAAGGGGACATCACGTCAGTCAAAGATGCAAAGATAGCAGTGTTTTCCTGCCCATTCGACTGCATGGTCACAGAGACCAAG GGAACGGTGTTGCTAAAGAACGCCGAGGAGCTGCTGAGCTTCAGCAAGGGCGAGGAGGACATGATGGAGGCGCAGGTGAAGGCCATCGCCGAGTCCGGCGCCAACGTGGTGGTGACGGGCGGCAAGGTGGCGGACATGGCGCTGCACTACGCCAACAAGTACCAGCTCATGGTGGTCCG GCTTAATTCCAAATGGGATTTAAGAAGATTGTGTAAGACACTGGGAGCTGTTGCACTTCCCAGACTG acagcCCCCACCCCTGACGAAATGGGTCGCTGTGACAACGTCTACCTCAGTGAAGTTGGCGAAACCCAAGTGGTTGTCTTTAAACATG ACAAAGAGGACGGTGCCATCTCCACGCTGGTCATTCGCGGGTCCACGGGAAACATGATGGACGACATCGAGCGGGCGGTCGACGACGGCGTCAACACGTTCAAGGTCCTCGTCCGG GACAAGCGTCTGCTTCCAGGTGCTGGGGCCACTGAGATCGAACTGGCAAAGCAGATCATGTCTTATGGCGAG GCGTGTCCAGGCCTGGAGCAGTACGCCATTAAGAAGTTCGCGGAGGCTTTTGAGGCGGTGCCCCGCGTGCTGGCCGAGAACGCCGGGGTGAAGGGGAACGAGCTCATCTCCAAACTCTACGCCGTTCACCATGAGGGGAACAAGAACATGGGCTTTGACATAGAG GGCGAGGGCGCGGCTTTGAAAGACATGCTGGAGGCCGGCATCCTGGACCCCTACTTGGTGAAACACTGGGGCATCAAGCTGGCCACCAACGCTGCGGTCACCGTGCTCCGCGTCGACCAG ATCATTATGGCTAAGCCAGCGGGTGGACCCAAGGCTCCCAAACAGCAAGGCCACTGGGACAAAGACAGCTGGGAGGACGAGCCCGATAACTTTGACGCACATTATTAA
- the LOC135235919 gene encoding T-complex protein 1 subunit theta isoform X1 — protein MALHVPKAPGFAQMLKDGAKHYSGLEEAVFRNIRACKELAETTRTAYGPNGMNKMVINHLEKLFVTNDAATILRELEVQHPAAKMVVMASHMQEQEVGDGTNFVLVFAGALLEQAEDLLRMGLSVSEVIEGYEMACRKALEILPECVCSSAKDLRDVDEATAMIRTAVMSKQHGHEDFLAHVIAQACVSIFPESGNFNVDNVRICKILGCGLMSSSVLHGMVFKKETEGDITSVKDAKIAVFSCPFDCMVTETKGTVLLKNAEELLSFSKGEEDMMEAQVKAIAESGANVVVTGGKVADMALHYANKYQLMVVRLNSKWDLRRLCKTLGAVALPRLTAPTPDEMGRCDNVYLSEVGETQVVVFKHDKEDGAISTLVIRGSTGNMMDDIERAVDDGVNTFKVLVRDKRLLPGAGATEIELAKQIMSYGEACPGLEQYAIKKFAEAFEAVPRVLAENAGVKGNELISKLYAVHHEGNKNMGFDIEGEGAALKDMLEAGILDPYLVKHWGIKLATNAAVTVLRVDQIIMAKPAGGPKAPKQQGHWDKDSWEDEPDNFDAHY, from the exons ATGGCTCTTCACGTACCTAAAGCTCCGGGTTTTGCTCAAATGCTAAAGGATGGTGCCAAG CACTACTCAGGTTTGGAGGAGGCTGTCTTCCGAAACATCCGAGCATGCAAAGAGCTGGCTGAGACTACACGAACAGCGTATGGACCCAACG GTATGAACAAAATGGTGATCAACCACCTGGAGAAGCTCTTTGTCACCAACGATGCGGCCACCATTTTGCGAGAACTTGAG GTCCAGCACCCCGCCGCCAAGATGGTCGTGATGGCTTCCCACATGCAAGAGCAGGAGGTGGGCGACGGGACCAACTTCGTCCTGGTGTTTGCCGGGGCCCTGTTGGAGCAGGCCGAGGACCTTCTGAGAATGGGCTTGTCTGTGTCAGAG GTGATTGAAGGGTACGAGATGGCGTGCAGGAAGGCCCTGGAGATCCTTCCGGAATGCGTCTGCTCCTCCGCCAAGGACCTGCGGGACGTGGACGAGGCCACAGCCATGATCCGCACGGCCGTCATGAGCAAGCAGCACGGCCACGAGGACTTCCTGGCTCACGTCATCGCTCAGGCCTGTG tttCCATTTTTCCCGAGTCCGGAAATTTCAATGTGGACAATGTGCGAATCTGCAAGATTTTG GGCTGTGGGCTGATGTCGTCTTCAGTGTTACACGGCATGGTTTTCAAAAAGGAAACCGAAGGGGACATCACGTCAGTCAAAGATGCAAAGATAGCAGTGTTTTCCTGCCCATTCGACTGCATGGTCACAGAGACCAAG GGAACGGTGTTGCTAAAGAACGCCGAGGAGCTGCTGAGCTTCAGCAAGGGCGAGGAGGACATGATGGAGGCGCAGGTGAAGGCCATCGCCGAGTCCGGCGCCAACGTGGTGGTGACGGGCGGCAAGGTGGCGGACATGGCGCTGCACTACGCCAACAAGTACCAGCTCATGGTGGTCCG GCTTAATTCCAAATGGGATTTAAGAAGATTGTGTAAGACACTGGGAGCTGTTGCACTTCCCAGACTG acagcCCCCACCCCTGACGAAATGGGTCGCTGTGACAACGTCTACCTCAGTGAAGTTGGCGAAACCCAAGTGGTTGTCTTTAAACATG ACAAAGAGGACGGTGCCATCTCCACGCTGGTCATTCGCGGGTCCACGGGAAACATGATGGACGACATCGAGCGGGCGGTCGACGACGGCGTCAACACGTTCAAGGTCCTCGTCCGG GACAAGCGTCTGCTTCCAGGTGCTGGGGCCACTGAGATCGAACTGGCAAAGCAGATCATGTCTTATGGCGAG GCGTGTCCAGGCCTGGAGCAGTACGCCATTAAGAAGTTCGCGGAGGCTTTTGAGGCGGTGCCCCGCGTGCTGGCCGAGAACGCCGGGGTGAAGGGGAACGAGCTCATCTCCAAACTCTACGCCGTTCACCATGAGGGGAACAAGAACATGGGCTTTGACATAGAG GGCGAGGGCGCGGCTTTGAAAGACATGCTGGAGGCCGGCATCCTGGACCCCTACTTGGTGAAACACTGGGGCATCAAGCTGGCCACCAACGCTGCGGTCACCGTGCTCCGCGTCGACCAG ATCATTATGGCTAAGCCAGCGGGTGGACCCAAGGCTCCCAAACAGCAAGGCCACTGGGACAAAGACAGCTGGGAGGACGAGCCCGATAACTTTGACGCACATTATTAA